The following proteins are encoded in a genomic region of Reichenbachiella sp.:
- a CDS encoding DNA alkylation repair protein yields MPEPLKNEYNETFVNKLGDLLAERDESFNLDGFVCSIINDNWEDRELKARMRHITNMVHAHSSLDYPDQLKIMTDISSHFGGLAGMTFPDYVEVYGLDHLKESMDALKEMTKYSSSEFAIRPFIVKYEKEVMRSMLDWSQDENEHVRRLASEGCRSRLPWAMALPAFKKDPGLILPILKNLKADDSLYVRKSVANNINDITKDNPEVALALCEKWYGKNPNTNWIVKHGLRTLLKNGNERALQIIGFDDKARFEVEALQLSEQKVKIGDSFSFEFQISNKEPKQAFAKVGFVVSYQKANGSLSDKIFHVTEKEFASVDSTTFNKKLSFKDLTTRKHHPGLHKIGVLVNGKKLAEEEFELY; encoded by the coding sequence ATGCCTGAACCGCTTAAAAACGAATACAACGAAACTTTCGTCAATAAACTGGGTGATTTGCTTGCGGAAAGAGACGAATCATTTAACCTCGATGGTTTTGTCTGCTCCATAATCAATGACAACTGGGAAGATCGAGAACTCAAAGCCCGTATGCGCCATATCACGAACATGGTGCATGCGCATTCTTCGCTTGATTATCCTGATCAGCTAAAAATCATGACTGATATATCATCTCACTTTGGTGGCCTGGCTGGTATGACCTTTCCCGATTACGTAGAAGTTTATGGGTTGGACCACCTGAAGGAGTCGATGGATGCCCTGAAGGAAATGACCAAATACTCGTCATCAGAATTTGCCATTCGCCCTTTTATTGTAAAATATGAAAAGGAGGTAATGCGATCCATGCTTGATTGGAGCCAGGATGAAAATGAGCATGTGAGGCGGTTGGCCTCAGAAGGATGTCGCTCCAGACTGCCTTGGGCCATGGCCTTGCCGGCTTTCAAGAAAGATCCAGGACTGATACTACCCATTTTGAAAAATCTCAAAGCCGATGATTCTTTGTACGTACGTAAGAGTGTGGCCAACAATATCAATGACATCACTAAGGATAATCCTGAGGTGGCATTGGCGCTTTGTGAAAAATGGTATGGAAAGAATCCGAATACCAACTGGATCGTTAAACATGGCTTGAGAACGCTATTGAAGAATGGTAATGAAAGGGCTTTGCAAATTATTGGTTTTGATGACAAGGCCAGGTTTGAAGTGGAAGCGCTTCAATTGTCCGAACAAAAAGTAAAAATTGGCGATAGCTTTAGTTTTGAATTTCAAATTTCCAATAAGGAGCCGAAACAAGCTTTTGCGAAAGTGGGTTTCGTAGTATCCTACCAAAAAGCCAATGGCTCTTTGTCTGATAAGATATTTCACGTCACCGAAAAGGAATTTGCTTCGGTGGATTCGACCACTTTTAATAAGAAACTATCCTTTAAAGACCTAACCACACGAAAACATCATCCAGGTTTGCATAAGATTGGGGTTCTGGTGAACGGGAAGAAGCTCGCTGAGGAGGAATTTGAATTGTACTAA
- a CDS encoding HAD family hydrolase: MNTKIIAFDADDTLWHNESYFRETEKKFYALLEGYMPEHSLAKELFRVEMQNLDLYGYGIKAFTLSMIESAMQISDGTIKVQDIEKIITYGKELLQMPVELINEVESVLQALHGRYKLVLATKGDLLDQHRKLTKSGLGKYFHHIEIMSEKKELDYEKLLRRLEIEPDQFVMIGNSLKSDVLPVLELGGTAFHIPYHVTWAHEHVDREIDHENFHSLDKITDLLKFFI, translated from the coding sequence ATGAACACCAAAATCATAGCCTTCGATGCCGATGATACCCTTTGGCACAATGAGTCCTACTTTAGAGAAACCGAAAAGAAGTTTTACGCTTTACTCGAAGGGTATATGCCCGAGCATAGTTTGGCCAAAGAACTCTTTCGGGTAGAAATGCAGAATCTCGATTTATATGGATACGGCATCAAGGCCTTCACCCTATCTATGATCGAGAGCGCTATGCAAATCTCCGACGGTACGATCAAAGTTCAAGACATCGAAAAAATCATCACCTATGGCAAAGAGTTACTTCAGATGCCAGTAGAACTGATCAATGAAGTGGAAAGTGTACTTCAAGCTTTACATGGCCGATACAAATTGGTTTTGGCAACAAAGGGCGATCTACTTGATCAACATCGAAAACTGACCAAATCTGGCTTAGGCAAATACTTCCATCATATCGAAATTATGTCTGAGAAAAAGGAATTGGACTATGAAAAACTATTACGAAGATTAGAAATTGAACCTGACCAATTCGTTATGATTGGCAACTCCCTTAAATCTGATGTCCTCCCCGTATTGGAGTTAGGTGGCACGGCTTTTCATATCCCCTATCATGTCACCTGGGCGCATGAGCATGTAGACCGAGAGATCGATCACGAAAATTTTCATTCACTGGATAAAATCACCGACTTGCTTAAATTCTTTATCTAA
- a CDS encoding MFS transporter, whose amino-acid sequence MFKNTPFANWPFHPAKTPFYYGWAIIVLGTLGICMSIPGQTMGVSTFTDSLIEALGMSRSELGFAYMCGTVTSASMLTWVGMKYDRHGVRPIAILAALGMAVTLVFMSKSDVIQDYLPSFLEGQVGNFLIMYIGFASLRFTGQGALTLVSRNMMMKWFEKRRGFAMGFSNVVTSLTFSAAPVFFEMLILDYGWKDAWLIIAIIAGLGFPLIVLFLFRDDPEKSGLKPDGDYKEKKSRANRFPVVKQFNLKETMRSFPFWVFAMMLATQAFYWTGFTFNVVSLFETANYSRATAVSIFVPSSVIAVIVTLSVSSLSDYIKLKYLLYVSGIGSLIATIGLIYLDQWPWMMHVMITGNGILLGLYGVFLSVVWPRFYGTRYLGAISGRAMTFVVLGSSIGPIVFSESLARTNSYSAAGWLCFGIFLLLTIAGFWADNPQERFRTLDK is encoded by the coding sequence ATGTTTAAAAACACACCCTTCGCCAACTGGCCCTTTCATCCTGCAAAAACACCTTTTTATTACGGGTGGGCCATCATTGTCTTAGGGACTTTGGGTATATGCATGAGTATTCCCGGTCAGACCATGGGTGTATCCACTTTTACGGATAGCCTCATTGAAGCGCTAGGTATGAGTAGAAGTGAATTGGGATTTGCTTATATGTGTGGCACGGTCACCAGCGCTTCTATGCTTACCTGGGTGGGTATGAAGTATGATCGACATGGCGTACGCCCCATTGCCATTTTGGCGGCATTGGGTATGGCAGTCACTTTGGTTTTCATGAGTAAATCGGATGTGATACAAGACTACTTGCCTAGTTTTCTTGAAGGCCAGGTGGGCAACTTCCTGATTATGTATATTGGTTTTGCATCTCTGCGATTTACCGGTCAGGGGGCTTTGACGCTTGTCTCCAGAAACATGATGATGAAGTGGTTTGAAAAGCGAAGAGGCTTTGCCATGGGGTTTTCCAATGTGGTGACTTCATTGACTTTTTCAGCTGCTCCGGTCTTTTTCGAAATGCTCATTTTAGACTATGGATGGAAGGATGCTTGGTTGATTATAGCCATTATCGCCGGACTAGGTTTTCCTTTGATTGTTTTATTTCTGTTTAGAGATGACCCAGAAAAGAGTGGATTGAAGCCTGATGGAGATTACAAAGAAAAGAAGTCTAGAGCCAATCGTTTTCCAGTAGTCAAACAATTCAACCTAAAGGAAACCATGAGGAGTTTTCCTTTCTGGGTATTTGCCATGATGCTGGCTACCCAAGCTTTCTATTGGACAGGTTTTACTTTCAACGTCGTATCCTTATTTGAAACAGCCAATTACTCCAGAGCCACAGCCGTATCAATATTTGTTCCTTCGTCGGTCATCGCCGTTATTGTAACCCTATCCGTAAGTAGTCTGAGTGACTACATCAAATTGAAGTATTTGCTTTATGTATCTGGTATTGGATCGCTCATCGCTACCATAGGACTAATCTACCTCGATCAATGGCCATGGATGATGCACGTGATGATTACTGGTAATGGTATTTTGCTTGGACTCTATGGGGTATTCCTTTCTGTGGTTTGGCCACGATTTTATGGAACAAGATATCTTGGCGCCATTTCAGGTAGGGCGATGACCTTTGTAGTATTAGGAAGTTCTATTGGGCCAATTGTATTTAGTGAATCACTAGCGCGTACGAACTCTTACAGTGCGGCAGGATGGTTGTGTTTTGGTATTTTCCTACTACTCACCATTGCTGGTTTTTGGGCGGATAATCCGCAGGAGAGGTTTAGAACATTAGACAAATAG
- a CDS encoding AAA domain-containing protein — MPKKDIQEEIKNLHILIKKEKEADLQQYRQKMAGTSLKERRKQGVCWYPINLEKTKYDAGERLIVKISRPPEHTDAHLFQSGKLISLFSAAGGNGDYEDAVNGVVNNVTKSHMHITMNVDELPAWLHHGQLGVQLLFDENAYREMERTLTALLNTKEDRIIAFKKILLGDQAAQFTNHETIRDLGLNDSQNAALHQIHNAQDIAIIHGPPGTGKTTTVVQAILERLKSEDQVLVCAPSNAAVDLLAEKLGEQKVEVLRIGHPARVTEEILSKTLDAKIANHKDFKDLKALRKQSDEYFAMAGKFKRNFGHAEKKQRKALRDEARALKAQAEHLNYYIVNDIISQSQVIACTLVGANNQMLKGMTFETVFIDEAAQALEPASWIPILKSNRVIFAGDHCQLPPTIKSFEAAKAGLEVTLFEKAIQRNQADTMLQEQYRMHEDIMNFSSRLFYKDQLMANEMVKNWKVFSEDQTVEFIDTAGCGYFEEVDPETRSSFNKEEADLLFKHLTNYLMSLDAMEKADELTSVGIISPYKAQVVNMQEQLAAMELEESMANKLAVNTIDSFQGQERDVIYISLVRSNENGEIGFLSDTRRMNVALTRARKKLVVIGDSATIGQHPFYEKFLDYINEIDAYRSAFEWME, encoded by the coding sequence ATGCCGAAGAAAGACATTCAAGAAGAAATTAAGAACCTCCACATCCTTATCAAAAAAGAGAAAGAGGCTGACTTGCAGCAATACCGCCAAAAAATGGCTGGCACGTCCCTGAAGGAGCGCAGAAAACAAGGCGTTTGCTGGTATCCCATTAATCTGGAAAAAACCAAGTATGACGCTGGCGAAAGGCTGATTGTCAAAATTTCGCGGCCACCAGAGCATACCGATGCTCATCTCTTTCAGTCCGGCAAACTCATTAGTCTTTTCTCCGCTGCCGGAGGAAATGGCGACTATGAAGATGCCGTCAATGGCGTAGTCAATAATGTGACAAAATCCCACATGCACATTACCATGAATGTGGATGAGCTTCCTGCCTGGTTGCACCATGGACAACTAGGTGTACAATTGCTCTTTGATGAGAATGCTTATCGCGAAATGGAGCGCACATTGACTGCGCTGCTCAATACCAAAGAAGATCGAATCATTGCATTCAAGAAAATACTTTTGGGTGATCAAGCTGCCCAATTCACCAACCACGAGACCATTCGCGACCTGGGATTAAACGACAGCCAAAATGCGGCTTTGCACCAAATTCACAATGCACAAGACATCGCCATTATTCATGGCCCTCCCGGTACTGGCAAAACGACCACAGTAGTTCAAGCTATTTTGGAAAGGCTCAAATCCGAAGATCAAGTGCTCGTCTGTGCACCAAGCAATGCAGCCGTTGATTTGTTAGCAGAAAAATTAGGTGAGCAAAAAGTGGAAGTGCTCCGTATTGGTCATCCAGCCAGAGTTACAGAAGAAATCTTAAGTAAGACACTTGATGCTAAAATCGCGAACCACAAAGATTTCAAAGACCTGAAAGCACTGCGCAAACAGTCAGATGAATACTTTGCCATGGCCGGTAAGTTTAAACGCAATTTTGGACATGCGGAGAAAAAGCAACGCAAAGCACTTCGCGATGAAGCCAGAGCGCTCAAAGCCCAAGCCGAGCATCTCAACTATTACATTGTCAATGATATCATCAGCCAATCTCAAGTCATAGCCTGTACCCTTGTCGGAGCCAATAATCAGATGCTGAAAGGCATGACCTTCGAAACGGTATTTATCGATGAAGCCGCGCAAGCTTTAGAGCCGGCCTCATGGATTCCCATTCTAAAATCTAACCGAGTGATTTTTGCCGGAGATCATTGCCAACTCCCTCCTACCATCAAGTCTTTTGAAGCTGCCAAGGCAGGACTGGAAGTGACACTCTTTGAAAAGGCCATCCAACGGAATCAGGCAGACACCATGCTACAAGAGCAATACCGTATGCATGAAGACATCATGAATTTTAGCAGCCGGTTATTCTATAAAGATCAGCTCATGGCCAATGAAATGGTGAAAAACTGGAAGGTATTCTCGGAAGATCAAACCGTTGAATTTATCGATACCGCAGGATGCGGATACTTTGAAGAGGTCGACCCTGAAACCAGAAGCTCATTCAACAAAGAGGAAGCTGATTTATTATTCAAGCATCTGACCAACTACCTCATGTCACTCGATGCCATGGAAAAGGCCGACGAACTGACCAGTGTAGGCATCATCTCTCCCTACAAGGCACAGGTAGTGAATATGCAGGAGCAACTGGCAGCGATGGAATTAGAAGAATCAATGGCCAACAAACTTGCCGTAAATACCATTGATTCCTTTCAGGGTCAGGAAAGAGATGTGATATACATTAGCTTGGTTCGCTCCAATGAAAATGGTGAGATTGGATTTCTATCAGATACCCGAAGGATGAATGTGGCTTTAACACGAGCCAGAAAAAAACTGGTAGTCATCGGCGATAGCGCCACCATCGGACAACATCCGTTTTATGAAAAATTTCTCGACTACATCAATGAGATCGATGCGTACAGAAGTGCTTTTGAATGGATGGAGTGA
- a CDS encoding Ig-like domain-containing protein, giving the protein MKQLKTLLTSILLATVIVFGCTEDEPEVDITDIKFDGEKVTVTEGFTVDLDTVLTVSGADADQAQISFTSGDATIVSVDGFTLTAVKAGNTTLTATEANSELTATVNVEVVAKEVDVTGVSLNQTEADLKVGDELQLTATIAPEDATEKGIIWSVTFPSGSKNTEDSPSAIATVSDQGLVKALSAGDVVVTAKTKDGEFTASVSISVTNIAVTQITISPESATVNVNETVQLTATIIPDNATIKDVTWSVDFDAEAGRTQIASPTVDYYLEISQDGLLKAKERCDECAFIARVTSKDGEVSSYISVTIKYIPVTSITLDPNELFEIIKGNTRQINFTILPENATDKTVSSWDISHTGVPDLCGLSSIDFDTYATVDENGSLTGLNSFFDDCNNNLIVRAHHPDLVDPATVEFDVINPVESLDILDNTGEPVSSINFNGCGSYDLGVSISATFPYNSSVTWSSESPDILPIDKNGVIELGPNAPFPLNTTIKVTVEANDGAGASDSIDIVINYNGC; this is encoded by the coding sequence ATGAAGCAATTAAAAACATTATTAACCAGCATTTTATTAGCTACAGTCATCGTTTTTGGCTGTACGGAAGACGAACCTGAGGTTGACATTACAGACATCAAATTTGATGGAGAAAAAGTAACTGTTACAGAAGGTTTCACCGTTGATTTAGATACAGTCCTCACTGTATCTGGAGCGGATGCCGATCAGGCACAAATATCTTTCACATCCGGAGATGCCACTATTGTCTCTGTAGATGGATTTACACTGACTGCAGTAAAAGCAGGCAATACCACCTTGACGGCAACTGAAGCCAATTCCGAATTGACCGCCACTGTGAATGTGGAGGTCGTGGCCAAAGAAGTAGATGTAACAGGCGTATCCCTAAACCAAACTGAAGCCGATTTAAAAGTGGGCGACGAGCTACAGCTGACAGCTACCATTGCCCCTGAGGACGCCACTGAAAAAGGAATCATTTGGAGCGTGACCTTTCCTTCTGGCTCTAAAAATACAGAGGACAGCCCATCAGCTATTGCTACCGTATCCGATCAAGGATTGGTGAAAGCACTCTCTGCAGGTGATGTAGTAGTTACAGCCAAAACCAAAGATGGCGAGTTTACCGCCAGTGTATCAATCTCAGTCACCAATATCGCGGTGACACAAATTACCATTTCACCAGAAAGTGCAACGGTCAATGTAAATGAAACAGTTCAACTCACAGCGACCATAATTCCTGATAATGCAACCATAAAAGACGTAACCTGGTCGGTGGATTTCGATGCCGAAGCCGGCAGAACACAAATTGCATCTCCTACTGTAGATTACTATTTAGAAATTTCTCAAGATGGATTGCTAAAAGCGAAAGAAAGATGTGATGAATGCGCATTTATCGCACGAGTAACATCAAAAGATGGTGAGGTATCCAGCTATATCAGCGTCACGATTAAATATATTCCTGTGACCAGTATCACACTTGATCCCAATGAACTATTTGAGATTATCAAAGGAAATACTCGCCAAATAAATTTCACGATACTTCCAGAAAACGCGACTGACAAAACGGTTAGTTCATGGGATATATCTCACACCGGTGTTCCTGATCTTTGTGGGTTGAGTTCAATTGATTTCGACACCTATGCCACGGTTGATGAAAATGGCTCACTCACTGGGCTGAATTCCTTCTTTGACGACTGCAATAACAATCTAATTGTAAGAGCTCATCATCCCGATTTGGTAGATCCGGCCACAGTTGAATTCGATGTAATCAACCCAGTAGAATCTTTAGATATTTTAGATAATACTGGTGAACCAGTAAGTTCAATCAACTTTAATGGTTGCGGATCATATGATTTAGGAGTAAGCATAAGTGCTACATTCCCCTACAATTCCTCAGTGACCTGGAGTTCAGAAAGTCCTGATATATTACCTATAGATAAAAATGGTGTAATCGAGTTAGGGCCAAATGCTCCTTTCCCTTTAAATACGACAATTAAAGTAACGGTAGAAGCTAATGACGGAGCCGGAGCAAGCGATTCTATTGACATTGTAATAAACTACAATGGCTGTTAA
- the lpdA gene encoding dihydrolipoyl dehydrogenase, whose protein sequence is MANKYDLIVIGSGPGGYVAAIRASQLGKKVAVVEKAEIGGICLNWGCIPTKALLKSAQVFEYLSHAEDYGISVKDAKADFSGMVKRSRGVADGMSKGIRFLFKKNKIDQLLGFGKLAANKTVVVTDDKGKSENYTADNIIVATGGRSRELPNLPIDGKKIIGYREAMNLPKQPKKMVIVGSGAIGVEFAYFYHSIGTEVTIVEYLPNVVPVEDEDISKQLARSFKKSGLKIMTGSEVTSVDTKGKTCKVTVKTKKGEEVIDADIVLSAVGVSSNIEGIGLEDVGVMTDKGKILVDDYYKTNIPGIYAIGDIVHGPALAHVASAEAIICAEKICGESPEPLDYGNIPGCTYCSPEIASVGMTEKAAKEAGYEIKVGKFPFSASGKAQAGGNAEGFVKVIFDAKYGEWLGCHLIGANVTEMIAEAVVARKLETTGHEIMKAVHPHPTMSEAIKDAVEDAYGEAVHL, encoded by the coding sequence ATGGCAAACAAATATGATCTTATAGTGATCGGTAGCGGACCAGGTGGTTACGTTGCAGCGATCAGAGCATCTCAATTAGGAAAAAAAGTAGCAGTAGTAGAAAAGGCTGAAATCGGTGGCATCTGTCTCAACTGGGGATGCATTCCTACCAAAGCCCTACTTAAAAGTGCACAGGTATTTGAATACCTATCTCATGCAGAGGACTATGGAATCAGCGTGAAAGATGCCAAAGCGGATTTCTCTGGCATGGTAAAAAGAAGCCGAGGCGTAGCCGATGGCATGAGCAAGGGCATCCGATTCCTTTTCAAGAAAAATAAGATCGATCAACTGTTAGGTTTCGGTAAGTTGGCTGCCAACAAAACCGTAGTCGTGACTGACGACAAAGGTAAGTCAGAAAACTATACAGCCGACAACATCATCGTGGCGACTGGTGGACGTTCAAGAGAATTGCCAAACTTGCCCATCGATGGCAAAAAGATCATTGGATACAGAGAAGCCATGAACTTGCCCAAGCAACCAAAGAAAATGGTCATTGTAGGTTCTGGTGCTATCGGCGTTGAGTTTGCTTACTTCTACCACTCGATTGGTACCGAAGTGACCATCGTAGAGTACTTGCCAAATGTAGTGCCAGTAGAAGACGAAGATATTTCTAAGCAGTTGGCCAGATCATTCAAAAAATCAGGCCTGAAAATCATGACTGGGTCTGAGGTAACTTCTGTAGACACCAAAGGCAAAACTTGCAAGGTGACTGTAAAAACCAAAAAAGGCGAAGAAGTGATCGATGCAGATATCGTGCTTTCAGCAGTTGGTGTTTCTTCCAACATCGAAGGCATTGGCCTTGAAGATGTAGGTGTGATGACCGACAAAGGCAAAATCTTGGTAGATGATTACTACAAGACCAACATCCCAGGCATCTACGCCATCGGTGATATCGTACACGGCCCAGCTTTGGCTCACGTAGCATCTGCTGAGGCTATTATTTGTGCAGAGAAAATATGTGGAGAATCTCCAGAGCCACTAGACTATGGTAACATCCCAGGCTGTACTTACTGTTCGCCAGAAATTGCTTCTGTAGGCATGACTGAGAAAGCCGCTAAAGAAGCAGGTTATGAAATCAAAGTGGGTAAATTCCCATTCTCGGCTTCAGGTAAAGCGCAAGCTGGTGGTAATGCCGAAGGATTCGTGAAAGTGATCTTCGATGCCAAGTACGGCGAATGGTTGGGTTGTCACCTGATCGGTGCAAACGTAACTGAGATGATTGCCGAAGCCGTAGTAGCCAGAAAACTAGAAACTACTGGACATGAAATCATGAAAGCAGTTCACCCTCACCCTACTATGTCTGAAGCCATTAAAGATGCAGTGGAAGATGCTTACGGTGAAGCGGTGCACTTGTAA
- a CDS encoding GyrI-like domain-containing protein: MEKINLIKEYPTYYKANSQPVELDIEPINCLTISGIGAPDGEAFQSSIGALYAVAYTVKKYCKSDQNDFVVPKLEAFWWVEEELIFEETPQSDWHWQLMIRMPEFVSNDHVDQAVEEVIKMKKLILANEVQLKPIHEGKSVQVLHRGSYYEEAPSINKIMEYIKMNGLEMNGHHHEIYISDPTRTAEEKLKTIIRYAVK, encoded by the coding sequence ATGGAAAAGATCAATTTAATCAAAGAATATCCTACCTATTATAAAGCAAATAGTCAGCCGGTAGAATTGGATATCGAGCCTATCAACTGCCTAACAATTAGTGGCATCGGAGCGCCGGATGGAGAAGCATTTCAAAGTAGTATTGGGGCTTTGTATGCGGTGGCATATACGGTGAAGAAGTATTGTAAATCTGATCAAAATGATTTCGTAGTCCCTAAGTTGGAGGCTTTTTGGTGGGTCGAGGAGGAATTGATTTTTGAGGAAACCCCGCAGTCCGATTGGCATTGGCAGCTGATGATTCGTATGCCTGAGTTTGTGTCTAATGATCATGTAGACCAAGCCGTAGAGGAGGTGATCAAAATGAAGAAGTTAATTCTAGCTAACGAAGTACAATTAAAGCCGATTCATGAAGGAAAAAGTGTGCAGGTATTGCATAGAGGCTCATATTATGAGGAAGCTCCGAGTATCAACAAGATCATGGAGTATATCAAAATGAATGGATTAGAGATGAATGGACATCATCATGAGATTTATATTTCTGATCCTACCAGAACTGCTGAAGAAAAATTGAAAACAATTATTCGCTACGCCGTTAAATAG
- a CDS encoding Ig-like domain-containing protein, with the protein MMKPNSLLLSAIFLCTLLFRCTEDDPEIDITDIQFDGDKVTVTEGFTYDLTTAIEVTGSDADQAEISFSSSDASVVSVSGHILTAEKVGTTTVTATEANSGLTASIEVEVIANIIAVTGVVLDESEANLKVGETLQLVATISPEDATEKDITWSVAFPSGSKSSEDEPTDIATVSETGLVTAIAAGDVVVTAKTKDGEFTASVDVSITNIAVTGVKIDNDPISIAGSTTYQLAATVEPSNATNQTVIWSLYLDQSGRIRNEEIPVPIRVPVDVDYYAEIDSGTGVITSKNPCDGCGLIAVATTFEGEFSDELPVEITYVDVTSITLDPSSITIDVEGTEQMTATILPENASNKNVTWSIDFASGFPDANPNDYASVSETGLVTGIAPETFDIVVKATAAIETDISGTASITVNPILATNIEIVDSDDIPFPEKKFVSGPNDCTLSMQLKTSIAPENVSDESVTWSIDDEETATISSEGMLDFNSTGTVRVTATTNDGTEMSDYLDVTFTGCL; encoded by the coding sequence ATGATGAAGCCAAATTCTCTCCTTTTGAGTGCTATTTTCTTGTGCACTCTTCTCTTCAGATGTACAGAAGATGATCCTGAAATAGACATTACGGATATCCAATTTGATGGCGACAAGGTAACTGTCACCGAAGGATTCACTTATGACCTGACTACTGCCATTGAAGTGACCGGAAGCGATGCCGATCAGGCAGAAATATCCTTTTCCTCCTCAGATGCCTCTGTAGTGAGCGTATCAGGCCATATACTTACCGCAGAAAAAGTAGGCACTACAACTGTTACGGCCACCGAAGCCAATTCAGGGCTCACTGCTTCAATTGAAGTAGAGGTGATAGCCAATATAATTGCAGTAACGGGTGTAGTCCTTGACGAATCAGAGGCCAATCTAAAAGTTGGGGAAACCTTACAACTTGTCGCCACGATTTCACCAGAAGATGCAACTGAAAAAGACATCACCTGGTCAGTAGCCTTTCCGTCCGGGTCGAAGTCAAGTGAAGATGAACCTACCGACATTGCCACAGTGAGTGAAACCGGTCTAGTGACTGCAATAGCGGCTGGCGACGTAGTGGTAACGGCCAAAACAAAAGATGGTGAATTTACAGCTAGTGTCGATGTTTCCATAACAAACATTGCGGTAACAGGTGTCAAAATAGACAATGACCCCATCTCCATTGCCGGCAGTACAACCTACCAGCTGGCAGCCACAGTAGAGCCGTCCAACGCTACCAATCAAACCGTCATTTGGTCGTTGTATCTTGACCAATCAGGCCGCATTCGCAATGAGGAAATCCCTGTTCCTATTCGTGTACCCGTAGACGTGGATTATTATGCCGAGATTGACTCCGGAACTGGCGTCATTACAAGCAAAAACCCTTGTGATGGATGTGGGCTAATTGCCGTTGCCACTACGTTTGAAGGAGAATTCTCTGACGAACTACCTGTTGAAATTACTTATGTAGACGTTACGAGTATCACACTAGATCCTTCGTCAATTACGATTGATGTGGAAGGCACAGAACAAATGACAGCAACCATACTTCCCGAAAATGCTAGCAATAAAAATGTGACTTGGTCTATAGACTTTGCTTCGGGTTTTCCAGATGCAAACCCGAATGATTACGCCTCTGTTTCAGAGACTGGATTAGTGACAGGAATAGCTCCAGAGACTTTTGATATTGTAGTGAAGGCAACAGCAGCTATCGAAACAGACATATCTGGTACAGCCAGTATTACAGTAAATCCAATTCTTGCAACCAATATAGAAATAGTTGATTCTGACGACATCCCGTTCCCTGAGAAGAAATTTGTTTCAGGGCCAAATGATTGTACGCTTTCTATGCAACTCAAAACCTCAATTGCCCCTGAAAATGTATCTGACGAATCCGTAACCTGGAGCATTGATGATGAAGAAACTGCCACTATTTCTTCTGAAGGAATGCTTGACTTTAACAGTACCGGAACGGTACGTGTAACGGCAACCACCAATGACGGGACTGAAATGAGTGATTATCTAGATGTAACATTTACAGGATGTTTATAA
- a CDS encoding CPBP family intramembrane glutamic endopeptidase has translation MYQIIRKEAIWSSVCLAVIIAVALLGLFEIQKEFYPVPHKLSRPSKSFYALVSFSAGITEEIIFRLGLMSLIITGIQFFNASDFPSKKMVWTGIIISALFFGLMHLPLSKNFVELTPFTIGVSMIGNLITGTTFGWIFWKRGLLVAILSHIAFDLVFHVLGTPYA, from the coding sequence ATGTATCAAATAATTAGAAAAGAGGCCATTTGGTCAAGTGTTTGTTTGGCTGTTATAATTGCAGTTGCCCTACTAGGGTTATTTGAAATCCAGAAAGAATTTTATCCCGTTCCACATAAGCTTTCGCGACCATCTAAATCTTTTTACGCACTGGTCTCTTTCTCAGCTGGAATAACCGAAGAGATAATTTTTAGGCTTGGATTAATGTCCTTGATCATAACAGGAATCCAATTTTTTAATGCGTCAGACTTTCCATCGAAAAAAATGGTATGGACGGGTATAATAATTTCTGCATTATTTTTTGGACTCATGCATTTGCCATTATCCAAGAACTTTGTAGAGCTAACACCGTTCACGATCGGCGTATCCATGATTGGAAATTTAATTACGGGTACTACATTTGGATGGATATTTTGGAAACGAGGACTATTGGTTGCCATATTATCACATATTGCGTTTGATTTAGTATTTCACGTACTAGGAACACCATACGCTTAA